The Deltaproteobacteria bacterium DNA segment GCTTCCAGTCATCCATCTTGTAACCAATTTGCAAGCGCTCGGGCAGTATTTTGCCTTTGTACTTCGTGGTCGGCCGTTTCAGATAACGCCAAGCATCAATACGAATCAACGTCGAGATATCACCGCTGGAACCGACAATATTTAACCTGTTAACCGCGTAACCGTAGTTATCGTCATAAGGTTGGTCTGTGGTTGGACCATTCTTATTATCTGCATTCCATGCCGTCTCCAATGTATTGGTCACTTGGACACCTGCATGCGAATAAGCCGGTAGAGTCATGGCTGCCAGGAGGCAACTCACCAAAAGAGCACGTCTCATATTGAATTACTCACTTAGAAGAGTGTTGATCAGTGGCTTGTACTTTTCTTCATCGCCGCTCTTAAAGCCTTCGTGGCTATAAGCAAGTTTACCATCTTTATCGATGAACATCGCAAATGGCGTGGCACCCCGTGGGTTGAGAAGAGCTGAAACTTTACCTTCAGTGTCCAGTGGAACTGCAAATTTCCACTTCTTGCGCTTCACGATACTTTTCACTTTAGAAATCGTTTCAGGTGCATCCGTTGCCACCGCAATGATCTCGAAGTCTTTATCGGGATTGGCCTTCTTGTACTTATGCAAAAAGCTAAGCTCTTGTTTGCATGGCTCGCACCAGCTTGCCCAAAAGCTCACCGCCACGACCTTGCCCTTGTAGGAGCTAAGTTTGACGTCTTTTCCTTTAACATCACTAAGCTCAAAATCAGCCACTTCAGAACGTTTGTCTTTCGCAGCTAAACCATCGGCGAGAACTGGTGTACCGCTCAATACGAAACAAGCCAGAACGAAAGATGAAAGAGTTTTTCTCATTATAAATTTCCCTGAATCTTCTCATAAAGAGTATCGGTGGTAGCGCCCACATCAAGTGAAAGGATTTTCATGGTCTTGGCATTTACCAGCATCTGCATAGGAGCCATGCTTGTATTGTAATACCAGCCCATTTGAGTGCGCTCGTCTTCTAGAGCATCAAACGCAACGGCTGGGTCTGCCACCACAGGAAAGGTCAAACTGAACCGACTTTTCCAATCGCTGGCATAGCCAGAATTGGCCGGTACCAAGTTTTCATCTTCGAATAGGGTCACGAGTACCCGTAAACCATCTTCATAATGGTCTGTGTACCATTGCTCCAGATACGGCTGTTCCTCAATACACGCTGAGCACCAGCCCGCAGAAGTGGTAATCAAAAGCAGCTTAGCCCCTTCATCATTGTAGATATCAGCCAGAGAGAAATAATCTCCCTCACTGGTTTCAAAACAATGATTGATGAGAGTAGCACCCTGGATCTTACCGTAAGGACCTGCGGCATAGCTATCGCTTTGACATGCAGCATTCCCGGTAACAAGGGCAGGTAAAGCAACGGTATCATCGCCCACGCCGCTCTCTTCACCCAGATGCTGTCCACCGCACGAAGCTAACGAAAACGCAGCCAGTAAGCTGGCTGCCAATTTCAAATTCTTGACCATCATTGAATTACCTTACTGAGCTTTGTAAGCCATCCAAGTCATGCATGGCAAAACCACGTCTTCTGGAAACGTAATGGTTGCACCATCG contains these protein-coding regions:
- a CDS encoding TlpA family protein disulfide reductase; translation: MRKTLSSFVLACFVLSGTPVLADGLAAKDKRSEVADFELSDVKGKDVKLSSYKGKVVAVSFWASWCEPCKQELSFLHKYKKANPDKDFEIIAVATDAPETISKVKSIVKRKKWKFAVPLDTEGKVSALLNPRGATPFAMFIDKDGKLAYSHEGFKSGDEEKYKPLINTLLSE
- a CDS encoding redoxin domain-containing protein, yielding MMVKNLKLAASLLAAFSLASCGGQHLGEESGVGDDTVALPALVTGNAACQSDSYAAGPYGKIQGATLINHCFETSEGDYFSLADIYNDEGAKLLLITTSAGWCSACIEEQPYLEQWYTDHYEDGLRVLVTLFEDENLVPANSGYASDWKSRFSLTFPVVADPAVAFDALEDERTQMGWYYNTSMAPMQMLVNAKTMKILSLDVGATTDTLYEKIQGNL